A section of the Campylobacter lanienae NCTC 13004 genome encodes:
- a CDS encoding lysophospholipid acyltransferase family protein: protein MRLIYLSCKKEFITNTLPNKPVVILFWHEKLAFMPFIFTKCWNGREANVIISDHKDGQMITDIIAHFGIGSIRGSSSKGALRAFLLAIKSINNGIDVAITPDGPRGPRHSISDGSVTIAQKTGVNMVILSYKASKFWEFNSWDKMILPKPFSKITYYISDSFSVDGLEINEAKALIAKKFDEVDSII from the coding sequence ATGAGGCTTATATATCTAAGCTGTAAGAAAGAATTTATCACTAACACCCTACCAAATAAGCCTGTTGTGATTCTCTTTTGGCATGAAAAGCTTGCTTTTATGCCTTTTATATTTACTAAATGTTGGAATGGGCGAGAAGCAAATGTGATAATATCAGATCACAAAGATGGTCAAATGATAACTGATATTATCGCTCATTTTGGTATCGGCTCTATCCGTGGAAGCTCATCTAAAGGAGCTTTAAGGGCATTTTTATTAGCTATTAAATCCATAAATAACGGCATCGATGTAGCGATCACGCCAGATGGCCCAAGGGGTCCTAGACATAGCATTAGTGATGGCTCAGTGACAATAGCGCAAAAAACTGGAGTAAATATGGTTATTTTGAGCTATAAGGCTAGTAAATTTTGGGAATTTAATAGCTGGGATAAGATGATTTTACCAAAGCCTTTTAGCAAGATAACCTATTATATTAGTGATAGTTTTAGTGTGGATGGATTAGAGATCAATGAGGCTAAGGCATTAATAGCCAAAAAATTTGATGAGGTGGATAGTATAATCTAA
- the miaB gene encoding tRNA (N6-isopentenyl adenosine(37)-C2)-methylthiotransferase MiaB — MSAEFSKKKLFIETLGCAMNVRDSEHIIAELDDEYETTSKIDEADLILINTCSVRERPVHKLFSEVGGFEKVKKPGAKIGVCGCTASHLGSDVFKRAPYVDFVLGARNVSKIKTAVKTPKFVSVDINHDESEYAFGEFRTSPYKSYVNIMIGCDKKCTYCIVPHTRGDELSIPKDIILNEIKKATNNGAKEIFLLGQNVNNYGKRFSNSNGQKIDFSDLLNMISQIDGVERIRFTSPHPLHMDDKFLHEFSTNSKICKSMHMPLQSGSSVILKAMKRGYTKEWFLDRANKLRSLCPSVSISTDIIVGFPGESEADFEDTMDVLEKVRFEQVFSFKYSARPLTPAATMPNQIDDAIAGARLTRLQNRHNEILDEIVATKMGEIYRVYFEELRADGMIAGRTDNNFLVQAKGSEELLGKFANVKITQPRRMVLNGQII; from the coding sequence TTGAGCGCTGAATTTAGTAAAAAAAAGCTATTTATAGAGACTTTGGGATGTGCTATGAATGTCCGTGATAGCGAACATATTATAGCTGAACTTGATGATGAGTATGAGACTACTAGTAAAATTGATGAAGCTGATTTAATACTTATTAATACCTGCTCAGTGCGTGAAAGACCTGTTCATAAGCTTTTTAGCGAGGTTGGCGGATTTGAAAAGGTCAAAAAACCAGGAGCGAAAATAGGTGTTTGTGGCTGTACGGCTAGCCATCTTGGCTCTGATGTATTTAAGCGTGCGCCGTATGTGGATTTTGTCCTTGGTGCTAGAAATGTATCAAAGATCAAAACCGCAGTCAAAACACCTAAATTTGTGAGCGTAGATATCAATCACGATGAGAGCGAGTATGCCTTTGGCGAGTTTCGCACTAGTCCATATAAAAGCTATGTAAATATCATGATAGGATGCGATAAGAAATGCACCTATTGTATAGTCCCACACACTAGGGGCGATGAGCTAAGCATTCCAAAAGATATAATTTTAAATGAGATTAAAAAAGCTACTAATAATGGAGCTAAAGAGATATTTTTGCTAGGGCAAAATGTCAATAACTATGGCAAAAGATTTAGCAATTCTAATGGCCAAAAGATAGATTTTAGTGATCTTTTAAATATGATTAGCCAGATTGATGGCGTGGAGAGAATTCGCTTTACTAGTCCGCATCCACTTCATATGGATGATAAATTTTTACATGAATTTAGCACTAATTCTAAAATTTGTAAATCCATGCATATGCCATTACAAAGTGGTAGTAGCGTGATTTTAAAGGCTATGAAGCGTGGATATACGAAAGAGTGGTTTTTGGATCGGGCTAATAAGCTTAGATCGCTCTGTCCTAGCGTGAGTATATCTACTGATATTATAGTTGGATTTCCTGGTGAGAGTGAAGCTGATTTTGAAGATACGATGGATGTTTTAGAAAAAGTTAGATTTGAGCAAGTTTTTTCGTTTAAATACTCGGCCCGCCCGCTAACTCCAGCGGCAACTATGCCAAATCAGATTGATGATGCTATAGCCGGTGCTAGACTCACTAGATTGCAAAATAGACATAATGAAATTTTAGATGAGATTGTAGCTACTAAGATGGGTGAAATATATAGGGTATATTTCGAAGAGCTTAGGGCTGATGGGATGATAGCAGGTCGAACGGATAATAACTTTTTAGTCCAAGCTAAGGGGAGTGAAGAGCTTTTGGGTAAGTTTGCTAATGTCAAAATCACCCAGCCAAGAAGAATGGTATTAAATGGGCAGATTATTTAA